From a single Mucilaginibacter terrenus genomic region:
- the ftsZ gene encoding cell division protein FtsZ, which translates to MQFEMLKEKSAIIKVIGVGGGGGNAVNHMYRQGIKGVDFIICNTDAQALELSPIPNKVQLGASLTEGMGAGSIPEVGKNSAIENIDDIKLMLGSNTKMLFITAGMGGGTGTGASPIIAKAARELDILTVGIITTPFSFEGKRRRMQAEEGMEELRKYVDSFLVISNDRLRQIFGNLTMSSAFAQADDILTTAAKGIAEIITLPGYINVDFKDVRTVMKDSGVCIMGSCSAEGENRALKAVEGALSSPLLKDNEIEGARYILLNISSGEKEVTMDEVTVITDYIQEEAGLAADLIWGNCKDENMGDHLSVTIIATGFQTKDERDKEHSNKKVVSMLIPENAPLVKPVNEFINPVKVEADAMDQPFIKKEMPKQTALLDLFAKAEEQDKADQNEVIRFNLTEEEAPVEEEPEESGFTFKVTETVMNFAPVAEPKQPEPEPEPEPVVGADENKTDESIEEQLRRSRERIMRLKDLSMKLRNGNIQELENVPAYKRKEVALQQTPASDESQVSRFSLMPDSDGKTEIKNNNSFLHDNVD; encoded by the coding sequence ATGCAGTTTGAGATGTTAAAGGAAAAATCGGCAATCATCAAAGTTATTGGTGTTGGCGGTGGTGGCGGGAACGCAGTAAACCACATGTACAGGCAAGGCATTAAGGGTGTCGACTTTATTATTTGTAATACCGATGCCCAGGCGCTGGAGCTTAGCCCAATACCAAACAAGGTGCAGCTGGGTGCGAGTTTAACAGAAGGTATGGGCGCTGGCTCGATACCGGAAGTGGGCAAAAATTCGGCTATAGAAAATATTGATGATATAAAGCTGATGCTGGGCTCCAACACCAAAATGCTGTTCATCACAGCAGGTATGGGTGGTGGTACCGGTACAGGCGCAAGCCCTATCATAGCAAAGGCTGCGCGCGAACTGGATATACTTACAGTAGGCATTATAACTACGCCGTTCTCCTTTGAAGGTAAACGTCGCCGTATGCAGGCCGAAGAAGGTATGGAAGAACTGCGTAAATACGTCGATTCGTTCCTGGTGATATCAAACGATCGCCTGCGCCAGATATTTGGTAACCTTACCATGAGCTCTGCGTTTGCACAAGCTGATGATATCTTGACCACTGCCGCAAAAGGCATTGCCGAGATCATTACGCTGCCAGGCTATATAAACGTTGACTTTAAGGATGTGCGCACCGTAATGAAAGATAGCGGTGTTTGTATAATGGGTAGCTGTAGCGCCGAAGGTGAGAACCGCGCGCTTAAAGCTGTAGAAGGTGCGCTTTCATCTCCGTTATTAAAAGATAACGAAATTGAAGGTGCCCGCTACATATTGCTGAACATCAGCTCTGGTGAGAAAGAAGTAACTATGGACGAAGTTACAGTAATCACCGACTATATACAGGAAGAAGCCGGTTTAGCCGCCGACCTGATATGGGGTAACTGTAAGGACGAGAACATGGGTGACCATCTTTCTGTAACTATTATTGCTACTGGTTTCCAAACTAAGGATGAGCGAGATAAAGAGCACAGCAATAAAAAAGTAGTCTCTATGCTTATACCTGAGAACGCACCGCTGGTTAAACCGGTGAACGAGTTCATCAACCCGGTAAAAGTTGAAGCAGATGCAATGGATCAACCTTTTATCAAAAAGGAGATGCCTAAGCAAACTGCGCTGTTGGACCTGTTTGCAAAAGCAGAAGAGCAGGACAAAGCTGACCAGAATGAAGTAATCAGGTTTAACCTTACGGAAGAGGAGGCACCTGTTGAAGAGGAGCCGGAAGAAAGCGGATTTACCTTTAAGGTAACCGAAACTGTAATGAACTTTGCACCTGTTGCAGAGCCAAAGCAGCCGGAACCAGAGCCAGAGCCAGAACCTGTTGTTGGTGCTGACGAAAATAAAACAGATGAATCAATAGAAGAGCAGCTTCGCAGGTCGCGTGAACGTATCATGCGTTTAAAAGATCTGAGCATGAAACTGCGTAATGGAAACATACAGGAACTGGAAAATGTGCCAGCCTACAAGCGTAAAGAAGTTGCTTTGCAGCAAACACCAGCAAGCGACGAGAGCCAGGTATCCCGTTTTTCGCTGATGCCTGATAGTGACGGCAAAACAGAAATCAAGAACAATAATTCGTTCCTGCACGATAATGTAGATTAG
- the ftsA gene encoding cell division protein FtsA: MDKSSTQEKSSPIVVGLDIGTTKICAIVGRRSKNGKIEVLGIGKAESAGVTRGMVSNIDKTVQGITQAVDVAGTQSNVEVRIVNVGIAGQHIKSLQHRGLITRKDLNTEIGRKDIDKLVEDMYNLVMPPGEEIIHVLPQEFTVDNEPGVKDPIGMAGVRLEANFHIISGQVTAIKNIVKCVNKAGLESQELILEPLASSESVLSDEEKEAGVVLVDIGGGTTDVAIFHEGIIRHTAVIPFGGNSVTEDIREGCSVMRNIAEQLKVRFGSALAEENKENEIVCVPGLRGREPKEISVKNLAFVIQARMEEIIEHVYYEIKSSGYEKKLIGGIVVTGGGAQLKHLTQLIEYVTGLDCRIGYPNEHLAKNEVLPKTIYEELQSPTFATGIGLLIKGIQKMEYDGVVQTAPVAAKIEKAKYTDDRKFGLLGKILESGKKFIKDDIKDEDFLK, translated from the coding sequence ATGGACAAGAGTTCGACACAGGAAAAGAGTTCGCCAATTGTAGTTGGGCTGGATATTGGCACCACCAAGATCTGCGCAATTGTTGGCCGCCGCAGCAAAAACGGCAAAATTGAGGTATTAGGAATTGGCAAAGCCGAATCGGCAGGTGTTACACGCGGGATGGTGTCGAACATCGACAAAACCGTGCAGGGCATTACGCAGGCAGTAGATGTGGCGGGTACACAATCAAATGTAGAGGTACGTATAGTAAACGTTGGTATAGCTGGTCAGCATATTAAAAGTTTGCAGCACCGCGGCCTTATCACACGTAAGGACCTTAACACAGAGATTGGCCGTAAGGATATAGATAAGCTGGTAGAAGATATGTATAACCTGGTAATGCCTCCGGGTGAAGAGATCATCCATGTGCTGCCGCAGGAGTTTACAGTAGATAACGAACCGGGTGTTAAGGACCCTATCGGTATGGCAGGTGTACGTTTGGAAGCTAACTTCCACATTATTTCCGGCCAGGTTACCGCTATAAAAAACATAGTAAAATGTGTTAACAAAGCCGGGCTGGAAAGCCAGGAGCTTATACTGGAGCCGTTAGCCTCATCAGAGTCGGTATTAAGTGATGAAGAGAAGGAAGCCGGGGTAGTATTGGTGGATATCGGCGGTGGTACAACAGACGTTGCTATTTTTCACGAAGGTATCATTCGCCATACTGCAGTTATACCATTTGGCGGTAACAGCGTAACGGAAGATATTCGTGAGGGGTGCTCTGTAATGCGCAATATAGCTGAGCAGTTGAAGGTAAGGTTCGGTTCGGCATTGGCAGAAGAGAATAAAGAAAACGAAATTGTATGCGTACCGGGATTACGCGGCCGAGAACCAAAGGAAATATCTGTGAAGAACCTGGCGTTTGTAATACAGGCACGCATGGAAGAGATTATAGAACATGTATACTATGAGATCAAATCTTCAGGTTACGAAAAGAAGCTGATCGGCGGTATTGTGGTAACCGGCGGTGGTGCGCAGTTAAAGCACCTTACTCAATTAATTGAGTATGTAACCGGCCTCGACTGTCGCATTGGATACCCTAACGAGCACCTTGCTAAAAACGAGGTATTGCCTAAGACAATTTACGAAGAGCTGCAAAGCCCTACGTTTGCTACAGGTATAGGCTTATTAATTAAGGGCATACAAAAGATGGAGTACGATGGTGTTGTACAAACAGCACCAGTTGCCGCCAAAATAGAAAAAGCCAAGTACACCGATGACCGTAAATTTGGCCTGCTGGGTAAAATATTAGAGTCGGGAAAGAAGTTTATAAAGGATGATATCAAGGACGAAGATTTCCTGAAGTAG
- a CDS encoding cell division protein FtsQ: protein MFKKRIWKPLLIGLGWTISLAGLVVLMSFIEVKKSEVVCKAIKVYIPGSHYFIDRQEVDNILEMDSHTLIGRRIEAIDIHALEERLKNNPFVEFAKVYVDMDGVIQVEVSQRQPILRVMNRFDQDFYIDQHGLKMPLSQSFTARVIAANGYIDELFANKVDSLHTGLAKQIFATADFIRKDSLWDAQIAQIYVNQDHEIELVPRVGNQRILLGNADSLDVRFNNLKAFYKQAVPLVGWDAYKQINIKYTNQVIGVKNQTLLDSLAMAKKEAARKATADSIRNVMAGSAASTDSVTVAPVSSNVAKPEVKKQAAESKPVVRKVSATTTSNSKPVAKVTKPAVVKAAAKKQPEKAKATKPSAKPAVAKAVKQGAKKTTKKTST, encoded by the coding sequence ATGTTTAAGAAACGCATTTGGAAACCACTGCTTATTGGCTTGGGCTGGACTATCAGCTTAGCCGGCTTGGTGGTGCTTATGAGTTTCATTGAGGTAAAAAAATCTGAAGTGGTGTGCAAGGCCATTAAGGTATATATACCCGGCAGTCATTACTTTATAGACAGGCAGGAGGTAGACAATATTCTGGAGATGGACAGTCATACGCTGATAGGCCGCCGTATAGAAGCAATAGATATCCATGCGTTAGAGGAAAGGCTTAAGAATAATCCTTTTGTGGAGTTTGCTAAAGTATACGTGGATATGGATGGGGTGATACAGGTAGAAGTTAGCCAGCGCCAGCCAATACTGCGCGTAATGAACCGGTTTGATCAGGATTTTTATATAGACCAACATGGGTTAAAAATGCCATTATCGCAAAGCTTTACAGCACGTGTAATTGCTGCTAACGGGTACATAGACGAGCTGTTTGCCAACAAGGTTGATTCGTTGCATACCGGTTTGGCCAAGCAGATATTTGCTACTGCAGATTTCATCAGAAAAGATTCACTTTGGGACGCACAAATAGCACAGATATACGTTAACCAGGATCACGAAATAGAATTAGTGCCAAGAGTGGGTAACCAGCGCATATTACTGGGCAATGCCGATTCGCTCGATGTTCGTTTTAATAATCTGAAAGCGTTTTACAAACAAGCGGTACCGTTGGTAGGGTGGGATGCTTATAAGCAGATCAATATTAAATATACCAACCAGGTGATTGGCGTAAAAAACCAAACCTTGCTGGACTCGTTAGCAATGGCGAAGAAAGAAGCGGCGCGTAAAGCCACTGCCGATTCTATACGCAATGTAATGGCTGGCAGTGCTGCGTCAACAGATTCGGTTACAGTGGCCCCGGTTAGTAGTAATGTTGCCAAACCAGAAGTGAAAAAGCAAGCTGCGGAAAGTAAACCTGTGGTACGCAAAGTATCAGCTACCACAACAAGCAATAGTAAACCAGTAGCTAAAGTAACTAAACCAGCGGTTGTTAAAGCCGCAGCTAAAAAGCAGCCCGAAAAAGCTAAAGCTACTAAACCGTCTGCAAAGCCGGCAGTTGCCAAAGCAGTAAAGCAAGGCGCGAAGAAGACAACAAAAAAGACATCTACTTAA
- the murC gene encoding UDP-N-acetylmuramate--L-alanine ligase: MELKNIQRVYLVGIGGIGMSGLARYFHHLGAVVCGYDKTSTPLTDALHNEGIRVIFEDRADWIPMSFQKPCDGTLIIFTPAIPKDSTILNYFRNNGFDLQKRSQVLGIISRGMFTIAVAGTHGKTTTSGMIAHILKDSGKDCSAFLGGISSNYNTNVLYGNNDIVVVEADEYDRSFLTLNPDTAVITSMDADHLDIYGDHSQLEESFRLFASQIKERGVLIRKKGLPLDGGYTYGIETNADANGTNIRIENGSFYFDFNSAVVSIPNIKMGIAGIHNVENAVAAIAATLRLDISADAIKLALGSFKGIKRRFEYIVRTEKHIYIDDYAHHPEELRAAISSVKKLFPQKKLTVIFQPHLFSRTRDFADGFAEVLDMADELLLLDIYPARELPIPSVTSDMLLDRMKLPAKRKCGKQEAVDIVRFEKPELLLTVGAGDIDQLVQPLKNVLENV; this comes from the coding sequence ATGGAATTAAAGAACATACAACGTGTGTACCTGGTAGGGATTGGCGGCATAGGCATGAGTGGCCTTGCGCGCTATTTTCATCATTTGGGTGCAGTTGTATGCGGATATGATAAAACAAGTACCCCGCTGACGGATGCGCTGCATAACGAAGGAATACGGGTGATATTTGAAGACAGGGCAGATTGGATACCAATGAGTTTCCAAAAGCCCTGCGATGGCACCCTCATAATTTTTACACCTGCTATCCCTAAGGATTCGACAATACTAAACTATTTCCGAAATAATGGTTTCGATCTTCAGAAACGTTCTCAAGTGTTGGGCATTATCAGCCGTGGGATGTTCACTATTGCGGTTGCGGGTACCCATGGTAAAACAACCACATCGGGCATGATCGCCCATATTTTGAAAGACTCCGGAAAGGATTGTTCCGCATTTCTTGGAGGTATATCATCCAACTACAATACCAATGTGCTGTACGGTAATAACGATATCGTGGTGGTTGAAGCTGATGAGTACGATAGATCGTTCCTTACGCTCAACCCCGATACTGCAGTGATCACCTCAATGGATGCCGATCACCTTGATATCTATGGAGATCATTCGCAATTGGAGGAGTCGTTCAGGTTGTTTGCTTCGCAGATTAAAGAGCGTGGCGTGCTCATCCGTAAAAAAGGCTTACCACTGGATGGCGGCTATACCTATGGCATTGAGACAAATGCTGATGCTAACGGAACCAACATCCGGATTGAGAACGGCAGCTTTTACTTTGATTTTAACAGTGCAGTCGTTTCCATCCCTAATATTAAGATGGGCATAGCCGGAATTCATAACGTAGAAAATGCCGTAGCCGCTATAGCTGCTACATTAAGGTTAGATATTTCTGCTGATGCGATCAAACTGGCTCTAGGGTCATTTAAAGGCATTAAGCGCAGGTTTGAATATATAGTTAGAACCGAAAAGCACATTTATATAGATGATTACGCACATCATCCTGAAGAGTTAAGAGCTGCTATATCTTCTGTAAAAAAGCTGTTCCCGCAAAAGAAACTTACGGTGATTTTCCAGCCACACCTGTTCAGCCGGACGCGTGATTTTGCCGATGGCTTTGCTGAGGTGCTGGATATGGCGGATGAGTTACTGTTACTTGATATTTATCCTGCAAGGGAGTTGCCCATACCAAGTGTAACCAGTGATATGTTGCTGGACAGGATGAAATTGCCGGCTAAACGGAAATGTGGAAAACAAGAAGCAGTTGATATTGTGCGGTTTGAGAAACCTGAGCTACTTTTAACCGTAGGAGCAGGCGATATAGACCAGCTTGTTCAACCGCTCAAAAACGTATTGGAAAATGTTTAA
- the murG gene encoding undecaprenyldiphospho-muramoylpentapeptide beta-N-acetylglucosaminyltransferase encodes MKTQGSNNSNQNLSTTGRDAALRVIISGGGTGGHIFPAISIANALKRIDPATEILFVGATGRMEMEKVPAAGYKIIGLDIQGIQRKSILKNIMFPIKLVGSVLKAVKIIKEFKPDACVGVGGYASGPLLYAASVMGVPTLIQEQNSYAGITNKWLGKKAKKICVAFDGMDKFFPAERIIKTGNPIRKDSVNIDGKHTEGLELYKLSNLKKTILITGGSLGARTLNSSVLAALDKIVNADVQVIWQTGKFYYKSILEQLGRDIHPNIAVVEFLNRMDLAYAAADVIISRAGAGTIAELCVIKKPVILVPSPNVSEDHQTKNALALVHENASIFVADRDAEAQLIDKAIELLNDKDLQKKLSDNIGKLAMPDADDVIAKEVIQITNNN; translated from the coding sequence ATGAAAACACAAGGCAGTAACAATAGCAATCAAAATCTCTCCACAACCGGAAGGGATGCTGCGCTGCGTGTTATCATTAGCGGTGGTGGTACCGGCGGCCATATCTTCCCGGCTATTTCTATCGCCAATGCGTTAAAAAGGATTGACCCAGCCACGGAGATATTGTTTGTAGGCGCAACCGGCCGTATGGAGATGGAAAAAGTACCGGCTGCAGGTTACAAGATCATAGGTTTAGATATACAGGGTATTCAGCGTAAATCTATACTCAAGAACATTATGTTTCCGATAAAGCTTGTTGGAAGCGTACTTAAGGCAGTAAAGATTATTAAGGAATTTAAGCCTGATGCTTGCGTAGGAGTTGGGGGGTATGCATCAGGTCCGCTGTTATATGCTGCATCAGTAATGGGAGTACCAACCCTTATCCAGGAGCAGAACTCATATGCTGGAATTACTAATAAATGGTTAGGCAAGAAAGCTAAAAAGATATGTGTTGCGTTTGACGGCATGGATAAGTTTTTCCCTGCCGAAAGAATCATTAAAACAGGTAACCCTATTCGTAAGGACTCCGTTAACATTGACGGTAAGCATACGGAGGGATTGGAGCTATATAAGCTATCAAACCTGAAAAAGACCATACTAATTACCGGCGGAAGCCTTGGTGCGCGTACCCTAAATAGTAGTGTACTAGCCGCACTGGACAAGATTGTTAATGCCGATGTGCAGGTTATTTGGCAAACGGGAAAGTTCTATTATAAAAGCATACTAGAACAATTGGGTAGAGACATCCACCCAAACATAGCTGTAGTAGAGTTTTTAAACCGTATGGACCTGGCTTATGCCGCGGCTGATGTAATTATTTCCCGTGCAGGAGCTGGTACCATTGCAGAGCTTTGTGTTATAAAAAAACCGGTGATACTGGTGCCATCGCCAAATGTGTCGGAAGACCATCAAACCAAGAACGCACTTGCATTGGTACACGAGAACGCATCCATATTTGTGGCCGACCGCGATGCCGAAGCACAACTAATTGACAAGGCAATTGAACTTTTAAACGATAAAGATTTGCAAAAGAAATTAAGCGATAACATAGGTAAGCTGGCTATGCCGGATGCTGATGATGTAATTGCGAAAGAAGTTATCCAAATAACAAACAACAATTGA
- a CDS encoding FtsW/RodA/SpoVE family cell cycle protein, producing the protein MDQILKNVKGDRWIWLIVILLSLISLLAVYSSTGTIAYKHNTGAESYLMKHMFMLFGGLALMYISHRLDYRWYAGISKLLMIITIPLLLYTLVFGSHVNDASRWIAIPGTGLTFQTSDLAKLALITYLARTLSRKQENIKDVKQSFIPIMGSVCLVFILIALANLSTALMLFGVSILLLIIGRISIKQISVVCLAGMVLLAGVIFLGPRRATYVSRIQAFMHPEKANPDKSFQSDHSKIAIATGGFVGKGPGNSTERNYLPHPYSDFIYATIVEEYGLIGGFMLVGIYLFLLYRCIKIVTKAPKAFGALLAAGLSFSLTIQAFANMAVAVGLGPVTGVPLPLVSMGGTSILFTSVAFGIILSVSRDIDEPRKVVVGEIREA; encoded by the coding sequence ATGGATCAGATATTAAAAAATGTAAAAGGCGACAGGTGGATATGGCTTATAGTCATACTGCTATCGTTAATATCTCTGCTGGCGGTGTATAGCTCAACCGGCACCATTGCTTATAAGCACAATACAGGTGCCGAGTCTTACCTCATGAAACATATGTTTATGTTGTTTGGTGGTTTGGCGCTGATGTATATTTCGCACCGATTGGATTATCGTTGGTATGCGGGGATATCCAAACTGTTAATGATCATTACCATACCACTATTACTTTATACGCTTGTATTTGGTAGCCATGTGAACGATGCAAGCCGTTGGATAGCCATACCGGGCACGGGCCTAACCTTCCAAACCTCCGATTTGGCTAAACTGGCATTGATAACTTACCTGGCGCGTACCCTGTCGCGTAAGCAGGAAAACATAAAGGATGTAAAACAATCATTCATCCCTATCATGGGGTCGGTATGCCTCGTATTTATACTTATTGCACTTGCAAATTTATCAACGGCACTCATGCTGTTTGGTGTAAGTATACTGCTGTTAATTATAGGCCGTATTAGTATCAAACAAATATCTGTAGTGTGCCTTGCGGGTATGGTGCTGCTTGCCGGGGTGATATTTTTGGGCCCAAGGCGCGCTACTTATGTGTCGCGTATTCAAGCCTTTATGCATCCCGAAAAAGCCAATCCGGATAAGTCATTCCAGAGCGATCACTCTAAAATAGCTATTGCTACCGGAGGCTTTGTTGGTAAAGGCCCGGGTAACAGTACCGAGCGTAACTACCTTCCGCACCCATATTCCGATTTTATATACGCAACCATTGTTGAGGAATATGGATTGATTGGCGGCTTTATGCTGGTGGGTATTTACCTATTTTTACTATATAGGTGTATCAAGATCGTAACAAAAGCTCCTAAGGCTTTCGGTGCATTGCTGGCGGCGGGTTTAAGTTTTAGCTTGACCATTCAGGCTTTTGCTAACATGGCTGTAGCTGTAGGTTTAGGTCCGGTAACTGGCGTGCCATTGCCATTGGTTAGTATGGGTGGTACATCCATATTGTTCACAAGTGTGGCGTTCGGCATCATCCTGTCAGTGAGCAGGGATATTGATGAACCAAGGAAAGTTGTTGTAGGAGAAATACGGGAGGCATAA
- the murD gene encoding UDP-N-acetylmuramoyl-L-alanine--D-glutamate ligase — protein sequence MSTQPTSSAHQDFAQKKANGARIAILGAGESGVGAAYLAQQKGYEVFVSDFGSIADNYKKQLQDWAIDFEENGHTQELILNALEVVKSPGIPDKAPIVKQLLAQNTPVISEIEFAGRYTDAKMICITGSNGKTTTTSLVYHILKNAGLNVGLAGNIGKSFAYQVATEAYDHYVLEISSFMLDNMYKFRANIAVLLNITPDHLDRYDYKLENYAASKFRITQNQTAEDAYIYCADDAETIKVMEGKQIAAEQLPFSITKKIETGAYLENDNIVINLHQQHFQMSITELALQGKHNLYNSMASGIVAKVLELRNETIRESMGNFHSIEHRLEFVAKISGISFINDSKATNVNSTWYALESMTTDVVLILGGVDKGNDYGMLRDLVKQKVKAIVCLGKDNKRIHDAFEDDVEVIVNTSSASEAAQVAYHLAAKGDTVLLSPACASFDLFKNYEDRGKQFKEAVKEL from the coding sequence ATGTCTACACAACCAACCAGTTCAGCTCATCAGGATTTCGCCCAAAAAAAGGCGAACGGAGCAAGAATTGCCATTCTCGGCGCAGGCGAGAGTGGTGTTGGTGCTGCATACCTTGCTCAACAGAAAGGTTACGAAGTGTTTGTTTCTGATTTTGGTTCAATTGCAGATAATTACAAGAAACAACTGCAGGACTGGGCTATTGATTTTGAGGAGAACGGCCATACTCAAGAGTTGATATTGAATGCACTTGAAGTGGTAAAAAGCCCTGGTATACCAGACAAAGCGCCTATAGTTAAGCAGTTACTGGCACAGAATACGCCGGTGATCTCCGAGATAGAATTCGCAGGTCGCTACACAGATGCGAAGATGATTTGCATCACAGGCTCCAATGGTAAAACAACAACTACCAGCCTGGTCTACCACATTCTTAAGAACGCTGGATTGAATGTTGGTTTGGCAGGTAACATAGGAAAAAGCTTTGCTTACCAGGTAGCTACTGAAGCTTACGATCACTACGTACTGGAAATAAGCAGCTTTATGCTGGACAATATGTATAAGTTCAGGGCTAACATAGCGGTGTTGTTGAATATCACGCCCGATCACCTGGACCGTTACGACTACAAGCTGGAGAACTATGCAGCATCCAAATTCAGGATAACGCAAAACCAAACTGCCGAAGATGCTTACATCTATTGTGCAGACGATGCTGAAACAATTAAAGTAATGGAGGGGAAACAAATAGCTGCAGAGCAGTTGCCCTTCTCAATAACCAAGAAAATAGAAACGGGAGCATATCTCGAAAACGACAATATTGTCATAAATCTACATCAACAACATTTTCAAATGTCGATTACCGAACTGGCCCTGCAGGGAAAGCACAACCTTTACAACTCAATGGCTTCGGGCATTGTTGCTAAAGTACTGGAGTTGCGCAACGAGACGATTAGAGAGAGCATGGGCAATTTCCACAGCATTGAACACAGGCTGGAGTTTGTGGCTAAAATATCAGGCATCAGCTTTATCAATGATAGTAAAGCCACCAATGTAAACAGCACCTGGTACGCACTGGAAAGCATGACCACTGATGTTGTACTAATTTTGGGAGGCGTTGACAAAGGTAATGACTACGGTATGCTGCGCGACTTAGTAAAGCAAAAGGTAAAAGCCATCGTATGCCTTGGTAAAGACAATAAGCGTATTCATGATGCTTTTGAGGATGACGTAGAAGTTATTGTAAATACATCATCTGCATCTGAAGCAGCGCAGGTGGCTTATCATCTGGCAGCTAAAGGGGATACTGTTCTGCTGTCACCAGCATGCGCGAGTTTTGATTTGTTCAAAAACTACGAAGACAGGGGCAAGCAGTTTAAAGAAGCAGTTAAAGAGCTGTAA
- the mraY gene encoding phospho-N-acetylmuramoyl-pentapeptide-transferase, protein MLYYLFNYLNKNYSIPGAGVFQYLTFRMAMAVIVSLLVTTVYGRRLIDYLRFKQVGETVRNLGLEGQMQKSGTPTMGGVIILLGILIPTLLFAQLDNIYIIMMLVTTVWLGAIGFLDDYIKVFKKNKEGLAGRFKITGQVGLALFIGFTMYFNSNILIRQEVQLPVKYDVPVRFHMRGDKPVYTQDIKSTKTTMPFYKNNEFDYGKVLKFLGKGYEHYALVVFMFFTIIIITFISNGANITDGIDGLATGTSAIIGLTLAILAYVSGNTLIADYLNIMYIPNSAELVIFAGAFVGACVGFLWYNSYPAQVFMGDTGSLAIGGIIAVFAIMIRKELLIPVLCGIFVVENFSVMIQVGWFKWTKKRFGEGRRVFLMAPLHHHYQKKGFHESKIVTRFYIICIMLAIITVITLKLR, encoded by the coding sequence ATGCTATATTACCTGTTTAACTACTTAAACAAAAACTACAGTATTCCGGGTGCAGGGGTATTTCAATATCTCACGTTCCGTATGGCAATGGCTGTTATTGTTTCCTTGTTGGTTACTACTGTTTATGGCAGAAGGTTGATTGACTATTTGCGCTTTAAACAGGTTGGTGAAACAGTGCGCAACCTTGGGTTGGAAGGCCAGATGCAAAAATCCGGCACACCAACAATGGGTGGTGTTATCATCCTTTTGGGCATACTGATACCAACTTTGCTTTTTGCACAGCTGGATAACATCTACATCATCATGATGCTGGTTACTACCGTCTGGCTGGGTGCAATTGGCTTTTTGGATGATTACATAAAAGTTTTTAAAAAGAACAAAGAAGGGTTAGCAGGTCGGTTTAAAATAACAGGTCAGGTTGGTCTTGCACTGTTTATCGGGTTTACAATGTATTTCAACAGCAATATCCTCATCCGCCAGGAAGTGCAGTTACCGGTGAAGTATGATGTTCCTGTTCGTTTCCATATGCGGGGCGATAAACCTGTATATACACAGGACATCAAGTCTACCAAAACAACAATGCCTTTCTATAAAAATAATGAGTTTGATTATGGAAAGGTGCTTAAGTTTTTGGGTAAGGGTTACGAGCATTATGCACTGGTAGTATTTATGTTTTTTACCATAATCATCATCACCTTTATATCTAATGGCGCTAACATTACGGACGGTATAGACGGTTTAGCGACGGGTACATCGGCTATCATCGGACTTACATTAGCCATACTTGCATACGTATCGGGTAATACACTTATAGCCGATTACCTGAACATTATGTACATACCAAACTCTGCAGAGCTTGTAATATTTGCAGGCGCGTTTGTAGGTGCGTGTGTAGGCTTCTTGTGGTACAACTCTTACCCCGCACAGGTTTTCATGGGCGACACGGGCAGTCTGGCGATAGGCGGGATAATAGCGGTTTTCGCTATTATGATACGTAAGGAGCTTTTAATACCGGTGCTTTGTGGAATTTTTGTAGTAGAGAATTTTTCGGTAATGATACAGGTTGGGTGGTTCAAGTGGACCAAAAAGCGCTTTGGTGAAGGCCGTCGTGTTTTCCTGATGGCGCCGCTGCATCACCATTATCAGAAGAAAGGCTTTCACGAGTCTAAGATCGTTACCCGCTTTTACATCATTTGTATTATGCTGGCCATAATTACCGTGATAACATTGAAATTAAGATAG